The DNA sequence ttcctCATATTTAATCAATCACATTTTTCTCGAGGTTTCATCTTTATGGTGTACACCGCACCACATTGTTGTCAGAATTACGTATTTATGGTGTAAACCACACCACATTGTTGTCAGAGTTACGTATTTATTGTGTAAACCACACCACATTTTTGTCAGAGTTACGTATTTATGGTGTAAACCACACCACATTGTTGTCAGAGTTACGTATTTATGGTGTAAACCACACCAAATTGTTGTCAGAATTACGTATTTATGGTGTAAACCACACCACATTGTTATCAGAGTTACGTATTTATGGTGTACACCGCACCACACTGTTGTCAGAGTTACGTATTTATGGTGTAAACCACACCACATTGTTGTCAGAATTACGTCTTTATGGTGTAAACCACACCACATTTTTGTCAGAGTTACGTCTTTATGGTGTAAACCACACCACATTGTTGTCAGAATTACGTATTTATGGTGTACACCGCACCACACTGTTGTCAGAGTTAAGTCTTTATGGTGTAAACCACACCACATTGTTGTCAGAGTTACGTCTTTATGGTGTAAACCACACCACATTGTTGTCAGAGTTACGTATTTATGGTGTACACCGCACCACACTGTTGTCAGAGTTACGTCTTTATGGTGTACACCGCACCACACTGTTGTCAGAGTTACGTCTTTATGGTGTAAACCACACCACATTGTTGTCAGAGTTACGTCTTTATGGTGTAAACCACACCACATTGTTGTCAGAGTTACGTATTTATGGTGTAAACCACACCACATTGTTGTCAGAGTTACGTCTTTATGGTGTAAACCACACCACATTGTTGTCAGAGTTACGTCTTTATGGTGTAAACCACACCACATTGTTGTCAGAGTTACGTCTTTATGGTGTAATCCACACCACATTGTTGTCAGAGTTACGTATTTATGGTGTAAACCACACCACATTGTTGTCAGAGTTACGTCTTTATGGTGTAAACCACACCACATTGTTGTCAGAGTTACGTCTTTATGGTGTAAACCACACCACCTTGTTGTCAGAGTTACGTCTTTATGGTGTAAACCACACTACATTGTTGTCAGAATTACTTATTTATGGTGTAAACCACACCACATTGTTGTCAGAGTTACGTATTTATGGTGTAAACCACACCACATTGTTGTCAGAATTACGTATTTATGGTGTAAACCACACCACATTGTTGTCAGAGTTAAGTCTTTATGGTGTAAACCACACCACATTGTTGTCAGAGTTACGTCTTTATGGTGTAAACCACACCACATTGTTGTCAGAGTTACGTATTTATGGTGTACACCGCACCACACTGTTGTCAGAGTTAAGTCTTTATGGTGTAAACCACACCACATTGTTGTCAGAGTTACGTATTTATGGTGTACACCGCACCACACTGTTGTCAGAGTTACGTCTTTATGGTGTACACCGCACCACACTGTTGTCAGAGTTACGTTTTTATGGTGTAAACCACACCACATTGTTGTCAGAGTTACGTCTTTATGGTGTAAACCACACCACGTTGTTGTCAGAGTTACGTATTTATGGTGTAAACCACACCACATTGTTGTCAGAGTTACGTCTTTATGGTGTAAACCACACCACATTGTTGTCAGAGTTACGTCTTTATGGTGTAAACCACACCACATTGTTGTCAGAATTACTTATTTATGGTGTAAACCACACCACATTGTTGTCAGAATTACTTATTTATGGTGTAAACCACACCACATTGTTGTCAGAGTTACGTATTTATGGTGTAAACCACACCACATTGTTGTCAGAATTACGTATTTATGGTGTACACCGCACCACACTGTTGTCAGAGTTACGTCTTTATGGTGTAAACCACACCATATTGTTGTCAGAGTTACGTATTTATGGTGTAAACCACACCACATTGTTGTCAGAATTACGTATTTATGGTGTAAACCACACCACATTGTTGTCAGAGTTAAGTCTTTATGGTGTAAACCACACCACATTGTTGTCAGAGTTATGTCTTTATGGTGTAAACCACACCACATTGTTGTCAGAGTTACGTCTTTATGGTGTAAACCACACTATATTGTTGTCAGAATTACGTATTTATGGTGTAAACCACACCACTTTGTTGTCAGAATTACGTATTTATGGTGTAAACCACACCACATTGTTGTCAGAGTTACGTATTTATGGTGTAAACCACACCATATTGTTGTCAGAGTTACGTCTTTATGGTGTAAACCACACTATATTGTTGTCAGAATTACGTATTTATGGTGTAAACCACACCACATTGTTGTCAGAATTACGTATTTATGGTGTACACCGCACCACACTGTTGTCAGAGTTACGTCTTTATGGTGTAAACCACACCATATTGTTGTCAGAGTTAAGTCTTTATGGTGTAAACCACACCACATTGTTGTCAGAGTTATGTCTTTATGGTGTAAACCACACCACATTGTTGTCAGAGTTACGTCTTTATGGTGTAAACCACACTATATTGTTGTCAGAATTACGTATTTATGGTGTAAACCACACCACATTGTTGTCAGAATTACGTATTTATGGTGTACACCGCACCACACTGTTGTCAGAGTTACGTCTTTATGGTGTAAACCACACCATATTGTTGTCAGAGTTACGTATTTATGGTGTAAACCACACCACATTGTTGTCAGAATTACGTATTTATGGTGTAAACCACACCACATTGTTGTCAGAGTTAAGTCTTTATGGTGTAAACCACACCACATTGTTGTCAGAGTTATGTCTTTATGGTGTAAACCACACCACATTGTTGTCAGAGTTACGTATTTATGGTGTAAACCACACCACTTTGTTGTCAGAATTACGTATTTATGGTGTAAACCACACCACATTGTTGTCAGAGTTACGTATTTATGGTGTAAACCACACCAGATTGTTTTTTGAGTTACGTCTTTATGCTGCAAACCGCACCATATTGTTGTCAGAGTTACGTATTTATGGTGTAAACCACACCACATTGTTGTCAGAGTTACGTATTTATGGTGTACACCGCACCACACTGTTGTCAGAGTTACGTCTTTATGGTGTAAACCACACCATATTGTTGTCAGAGTTACGTATTTATGGTGTAAACCACACCACATTGTTGTCAGAATTACGTATTTATGGTGTAAACCACACCACATTGTTGTCAGAGTTAAGTCTTTATGGTGTAAACCACACCACATTGTTGTCAGAGTTATGTCTTTATGGTGTAAACCACACCACATTGTTGTCAGAGTTACGTATTTATGGTGTAAACCACACCACTTTGTTGTCAGAATTACGTATTTATGGTGTAAACCACACCACATTGTTGTCAGAGTTACGTATTTATGGTGTAAACCACACCAGATTGTTTTTTGAGTTACGTCTTTATGGTGTAAACCACACCATATTGTTGTCAGAGTTACGTATTTATGGTGTAAACCACACCACATTGTTGTCAGAGTTACGTATTTATGGTGTACACCGCACCACACTGTTGTCAGAGTTACGTCTTTATGGTGTAAACCACACCATATTGTTGTCAGAGTTACGTATTTATGGTGTAAACCACACCACATTCTTGTCAGAATTACGTCTTTATGGTGTAAACCACACCACATTGTTGTCAGAGTTACGTCTTTATGGTGTAAACCACACCACATTGTTGTCAGAGTTACGTCTTTATGGTGTAAACCACACCAATATAAAATAGTAATCGGTCATTCTAATATCTCTCTAGTGTGTCAGAATTTCGTCTTTATGCTGCAAACCGCACAAATATTACCATTAAAACAGTGATTGTTTTCACCTATACAAATCGGTATCGGAACCAGACAGAATGACACTGACAAGTTACTGTACGTCAGATGGGGCACGTGAAGAGGTAAATGAACCGTGTTTGCTTAATTTCTCACCATatagtttaatgttgttttctgccTCCCCGAGGGAATTCTTCGCTGAACAGCTGTAAGTTCCGTAGTCTTCGGGTTGAAGGTTTCGGATTCGAAGTTTCATCTGACTTTTGTAAAGTCCTTGGGGAACTTCCGTGATGTTGTATTTGGAGTTAGAGATAACAATAACGTTTCTCTTTCTGGTCCAGTAAGTAACTGACTTCGGATGGGACTCAAGGTTACAGTCTAGGGTGACGTCAGTCCTTGTAGCGGCCCCTACCACCTGATTCGGTACTTCGATTAGAGGAGGAACTGGGAAATATAAAATGGTAATCGATCATTCTAATATCTCTCTAGTATCCAGAAGTatcaattattttgatatatctcCAGAATTCAGAAGTATCAGTTATTCTAATATCTCTGTAGTATACAGAAGTATCAGTTAGATATAATACATTAATCTTAGCTAGCTCATTATGGATTTAAACAACTGTGTGCAGGTTTGTTGTTTATACTATAGATTTTACAGCCTagcaaatctaaaataaaataatttacccCGATAGACAAAACACGACTGCGTAACCTTCTCACTAAGTATTCATGCTGTTAGGGGTAATCATAAGATATTTAGAATATTCACCAATATCAGTATGATGTTTGATAATTTCGTTTGCGTTAAGTGTTTAGTGTTATTAACAAATACATTGCCGCCCTGATGTAGTTTTTGGTCAGTAGACCAGTCCTGGAAACACGTTACAGTTTCACGATCGTGTCTTAGTGAGACAGCGTTGTGTTTTATTgaaacactgatgtttatattgaGACGCTAATGTTTTTTACTGAGACACTAATGTTTCTTATTGAGACATTAAGTACACGCGAAAGTAAAGACACactttcagttttgtgttttgcGGTTTTATGGGTGTTGTTGTCTTTCATTGTCATCTCCACCTATTATGGATGATCTTCATCAAATTTTATGTGAAGACTCGTTGGGTTCATGTAGATATATACGCTAATTTGTGGTTTGCTATTTTGTATTTTGTGGTTTTTACGGGcggttttttttccatttcatatAAGGCATACAACCTTTCGTGCCCTAACACAACCTTTTACTAATCATAAATTTCCGGGTACTACAactggtacatatatatatatatatgtatattaattacatattttgatatactaaaggatatttatattttctttcaaagcAGGTTACTTAAATAGTAAGTACTGTTAAACATACAGGAAAGGTGTTCTCAGATATTGTTGATACGTAGATAGTGTTGTCTAGTTGATACGGTTGTCAAGTAGAGGATGTAGTCACACAGATATTGTTGATAAGTAGATAGTGTTGTCAAGTAGAGGATGTAGTCACACAGATATTGTTGATAAGTAGATAGTGTTGTCAAGTTGATACGGTTGTCAAGTAGAGGCTGTAGTCACACAGATATTGTTGATAAGTAGATAGTATTGTAAAGTAGAGGATGTAGTCACACAGATATTGTTGATAAGTAAATAGTGTTGTCAAGTAGAGGATGTAGTCACACAGATATTGTTGATAAGTAGATAGTGTTGTCAAGTAGAGGATGTAGTCACACAGATATTGTTGATAAGTAGATAGTGTTGTAAAGTTGATACGGTTGTCAAGTAGAGGATGTAGTCACACAGATATTGTTGATAAGTAGATAGTGTTGTCAAGTAGAGGATGTAGTCACACAGATATTGTTGATAAGTAGATAGTGTTGTCAAGTAGAGATGATGTAGTCACACAGATATTGTTGATAAGTAGATAGTGTTGTCAGAGTAGAGGATGTAGTCACACAGATATTGTTGATAAGTAGATAGTGTTGTCAGAAGTAGAGGATGTAGTCACACAGATATTGTTGATAAGTAGATAGTGTTGTCAAGTAGAGGATGTAGTCACACAGATATTGTTGATAAGTAGATAGTGTTGTCAAGTAGAGGATGTAGTCACACAGATATTGTTGATAAGTTGATAGTGTTGTCAAGTAGAGGATGTAGTCACACAGATATTGTTGATAAGTAGATAGTGTTGTCAAGTTGATACGGTTGTCAAGTAGAGGCTGTAGTCACACAGATATTGTTGATAAGTAGATAGTGTTGTCAAGTAGAGGATGTGGTCACACAGATATTGTTGATAAGTAGATAGTGTTGTCAAGTTGATACGGTTGTCAAGTAGAGGCTGTAGTCACACAGATATTGTTGATAAGTAGATAGTGTTGTCAAGTAGAGGATGTAGTCACACAGATATTGTTGATAAGTAGATAGTGTTGTCAAGTAGAGGATGTAGTCACATAGATATTGTTGATAAGTAGATAGTGTTGTCAAGTTGATACGGTTGTCAAGTAGAGGATGTAGTCACACAGATATTGTTGATAAGTAGATAGTGTTGTCAAGTAGAGGATGTAGTCACACAGATATTGTTGATAAGTAGATATTGTTGTCAAATGTCGTCACTAAGATATGGTCACCCAGTATGTAGTATTGTCAAGTTGAGAGGATGTTTACTCATCAACTCTGCATGCTGTACCCAACGTCTAACTCTTTCGTCAAGTAATACAATCATGTTAACTCCAGTACAATCTACTTATAACTACGTACAGTTTACTCCAAGTACGATTCGTTTGCTGACAGATGGCTGAACACCATTGGATGCTATACACAGGTAGGCTCCAATGTGATGCCTGTTCACATTTACAATGTTCAGAGATGGTCCAATTACTGAAGAAACTAAAACATGAAAACACAGTGGAATTATATCACAAGACTTGCCATTTGTGTTTCCTCTATATGGTTATATTATCTTATTACAGATAATTCATTATAAGATGAGAGACAAAAATCATGGTTTTATCTAGATTAAATATTTGATCTTCTATATTAAAACTGGAATGTTGAAAATTTACTTTAAAGAATAAAACTCAATTTTCACAAATACTTAAGACTGCATAAATTATACAGTAAATAGAATATCTTTTCCCAGTTTACTTTATGACATAATTTATGAATAACTTTTAAAGATACATGAAAATGTGATATCTTCAAGTATTTGTAATctataattatcattaatttcGTGTTATTTGTAGAAAATGTCATAaggtgataataataataaaactaagcgGTGGTGTATGACTCTGTTTACTGGAACGCTTAGGTTTAAGAAACTCAACTCATCCTTCTAAACAACTTCCGTACATTACAGTTATGGACAGGTGGCTTATGATAACTTGTTTATATACAAgtgtatgtttaatttatttattgagatTACTCATGGTTACTCCACCTAACAGCAGTCTGCTCTTTGGTTTATTGAGAAACACTAGTGATATGTAGCGGGTGTTCTGCTTCTGGGTTTATTGAGAAACTCTAGTAATATGTAGCGGGTGTTCTGCTTCTGGGTTTATTGAGAAACTCTAGTAATATGTAGCGGGAGTTCTGCTTCTGGGTTTATTGATAAAACACTAGTAATATGTAGGGGTTCTGCTTCTGGGTTTATTGAGAAACACTAGTAATATGTAGCGAGGGTTCTGCTTCTGGGTTTATTGAGAAACACTAGTAGTATGTAGCGGGTGTTCTGCTTCTGGGTTTATTGAGAAACACTAGTAATATGTAGCAGGGGTTCTGCTTCTGGGTTTATTGAGAAACACTAGTAATATGTAGCGGGTGTTCTGCTTCTGGGTTTATTGAGAAACACTAGTAGTATGTAGCGGGTGTTCTGCTTCTGGGTTTATTGAGAAACACTAGTAATATGTAGCGGTGGTTATACTTTTGGCTTTATTGAGAAACACTAGAAATCTATAGCAGGGTTCATCTCTTGGATTTATTGAGAAACACTAGAAATCTATAGCAGGGTTCATCTCTTGGATTTATTGAGAAACACTAGAAATCTATAGCAGGGTTCATCTCTTGAGTTTATTGAGAAACACTAGAAATCTATAGCAGGGTTCATCTCTTGGATTTACTGAGAAACACTAGAAATCTATAGCAGGGTTCATCTCTTGAGTTTATTGAGAGACACTAGAAATCTATAGCAGGGTTCATCTCTTGAGTTTATTGAGAAACACTAATAGTCTTAGCAGGGATTTATTTTTAGGTATATTGGGAAACACTAATAGTCTTAGCAGGGATTTATTCTTGGGTATATTGGGAAACACTAGTAGTATGTAGCACGGATCTGTTATTGGGTTTACTGAGAAACATACGTGTAAATGAATTAAACCGCCGTGTCACTAAAGGTTAATTTTTACCCTTTTTGGTCCCAGTAGAAATTTGTTGACCATCTTCTCTTCGCCAGGTTATGATAGGTTCAGGTGACCCAGTAGAGACACATCTCAGTGTCACCTCTTCACTTTCTCTGACTTCGAGGTCAGTACTAGTGTTTCCCTCGACTATTCTCGGGGGTACTAAACAAGAAGAACAACATGTACATGAAACCGAAGTGATAAATTCAACTAATTGGTTCTGAGAAAGGAAATAATAAACATGAGCTGTTCAGAAACAAAGACCATGAGTTAACAAAACTACGACAAATAATTTACAGaaacaactgaaataatatatataaaggataacattgtttgtttttgaatttcgcataaacctactcgagggctatctgtgctagccatccctaatttagcagtgtaagactagagggaaggcagctagtcatcaccacccaccgccaactcttgggctactcttttaccaacgaatagtgggattgaccgtaacattataacgcccccacggctgaaagggcgagcatgtttggcatgacagggatgcgaacccgcaaccctcagattacgagtcgcacgccttaacgcgcttggccatgccgggccataaaggataacaataaaacaaacgttTCGCTATAACTGAAGCAGTGTGTCGGGTTTAACTGAATACTACAGcgaaatgtaacaaaacaaacgtttcgCTATAACTGAAGCAGTGTGTGGGGTTTAACTGAATACTACAGcgaaatgtaacaaaacaaacgtttcactATAACTGAAGCAGTGTGTCGGGTTTAACTGAATACTACAGcgaaatgtaacaaaacaaacgtttcgCTATAACTGAAGCAGTGTGTGGGGTTTAACTGAATATTACAGCGAAATGTAAGTAATTAGAACATTTAAAgtgaaaaacgtattttaaattttcacatctttgtaaatgaaaaactttaaacAGATGTTTTGATACGTTGTACTGATAAGATCATTTCGTTATATGGTAAACGATAGATAGCACAATTAGTTACACGTAAATTTGTCGTCTAACATTGTAATTCATAATCCAAAGGTCGctagtttgaatccccgtcacaccaaacatgctcccactttcagccgtggaggcgttataatgtgacggtcaattcaactattcgtttgtaaaagagtagcccaagagtcggcggtaggtagtgatgacaagctgtcttctttcttgtcttacactgctaaattagggacggcttgcgcagatcgccctcgtgtagctttgcgcgaaattctaaaacaaaccaaacctaaacaTTCTAATTATCTGATGTTCCTAATATTTCCATGTCTTCCATGTATCTGACGTtcgaagttttgtttgttttcattttttgcgTGAAaccacacgagagctatatgcgctagccgtccataatttaacagtgtaagactagagagaggcagctagtgatcaccacccaccgccaacgcttgactactcttttaccaatcaataagtgtgattgaccgtaactttataacgcctacacggctgaaagggcgagcaagttatctgtgacagggattcgaacccgcgaccctcagattacgagtcgagagccctaaccagcTGGCCGTGCCGGACCTCGTTCGAATTATCTCtacttaaaaaaatatgatatattagaATTGTTCGTAATACCATGTAAAAGtgattcatttatttaatataatgtgagAAATTCGGGATGTTAATCACTGAGGCAATTTGAATGTTAAACTTTAACAGTTAAATATGTCTTCTGATTctttatattagaaataataagCACGACAAAAGTACAGGAATGTTTACCTTgggaagaaataaaatacaaggtTCTTCTATGGGCTTCAAGTCAGTTTTCCTTACGAGTATTCAACGTATGTTTGTGCACAAAACAAAATCTACGTTCtttaaacaagtatttttttttatttccattaaacTAACTTATTCTGAAACAGAACTTTAACCATTTTAGGTGGTGTCTCTTTCACTCGAAGAAACGTGACGTCTTCACCAGGTTGTGTGATTACTGCTGACGTACAGAGACGAACGTCATTCTCAGATTTCGCTGACAACTCACGTAACGTTACAACTCGATATTGCTGTAATGGTTTATTCGAATAGTAATCATGTAGCTACATTAACTTTCGAAGAAACAGTGAGGTAAAACTGATGAATTGAAATGAGACAGGACTGTGTTTGTATTTATAGCCAGATTTTGTAGTTGTGCACGTTTGTCTTGcagaaactataaataatattcttgaaaccgaaaacaaaaacaacaaaggtGTCTATAACAACAACTGTGTTTCATATTAGAGcagagtaataaaaatatacagccCATTCTTACCTAATTACTTCAACTTTTGTGTAACTCCCAAGTGGTTTGGTTTGTCAAATGCACgtaatattaacataattattaattttattcatacaataatttaaattacactgAACGTAACAGTAATTttacaaaccttcttcatgggttctgtttatatagttttaactTTTTGGTTGTCAAGTGTAGTCTATATCCTGAAGTCTACCTCTTACGCTTCGCTGAATACATTAATTCCTTTGTTCCAAAGTACAAGAAAACAAGAAAGCCAAAGGtcgaaatacaaattattttgattttggaATACATCTGTATATCAACCAGCAAAACCAACTTAAACTTAGTTTCTACACTGGTATAAAATGATACTTGTTTAAAGTAGTTTCTATTAATATTGTACTCACATTAAAATGTGATGTGctatttatttaaagtagttcTAATCAATGATgtacacttgttaacaatgtaatatggtACTTATTTAAAGTAGTTCTGATCAATGACGCacacttgttaacaatgtaatatagtacttatttaaagtagttttaatcaATGATgtacacttgttaacaatgtaatatggtACTTATTTAAAGTAGTTCTGATCAATGACGCacacttgttaacaatgtaatatgatacttatttaaagtaattttaatcaatgatgtacacttgttaacaatgtaatatagtaCTTATTTAAAGTAGTTCTAATCAATGACgtacacttgttaacaatgtaatatagtaCTTACTTAAAGTAGTTTTAATCAATGATgtacacttgttaacaatgtaatatagtacttatttaaagtagttttaatcaATGACgtacacttgttaacaatgtaatatggtACTTATTTAAAGTAGTTCTAATCAATGGCgtacacttgttaacaatgtaatatgatacttatttaaagtagttttaatcaATGATgtacacttgttaacaatgtaatatagtaCTTATTTAAAGTTGTTCTAATCAATGATgtacacttgttaacaatgtaatatagtacttatttaaagtagttttaatcaATGACgtacacttgttaacaatgtaatatggtAATTATTTAAAGTAGTTCTAATCAATGGCgtacacttgttaacaatgtaatatgatacttatttaaagtagtttaaccAATGATGTACTcttgttttatatagttttaatcaATGATgtacacttgttaacaatgtaatatagtgcttatttaaagtagtttaaccAATGATGTACTcttgttttatatagttttaatcaATGATGTACACTTGCCAACAAGGTAATATGGTGCTTATTTGAATGAGTTTCAACCAATGAATTTGTATGTGATAGTAGCTACTAGCAATGtaatactgtatttatttaaatgatttctGATAAATGCATcatgttaacaatgtaatattgtatttatttaaagtagtttCTAACAATGTATCatgttaacaatgtaatgtacttatttaaactagtttctaacaaATGTATCATGTTAATCATGTAATATTGTACTTATTTAAAGTAGTTACTAACAATGTATCATGTTAATCATGTAATATTGtacttatttaaaatagtttctaaGAAATGTATCATGTTAATCATGTAATATTGtacttatttaaaatagtttctaaCAATGTATAATGTTAATCAATTAAAATTGtacttatttaaaatagtttctaagaaatttatcatattaatataatattgtacTTATTTAAAGTAGTTTCTAA is a window from the Tachypleus tridentatus isolate NWPU-2018 unplaced genomic scaffold, ASM421037v1 Hic_cluster_1, whole genome shotgun sequence genome containing:
- the LOC143241697 gene encoding lachesin-like; amino-acid sequence: MLDDKFTLPPRIVEGNTSTDLEVRESEEVTLRCVSTGSPEPIITWRREDGQQISTGTKKVSSVIGPSLNIVNVNRHHIGAYLCIASNGVQPSVSKRIVLGVNFPPLIEVPNQVVGAATRTDVTLDCNLESHPKSVTYWTRKRNVIVISNSKYNITEVPQGLYKSQMKLRIRNLQPEDYGTYSCSAKNSLGEAENNIKLYEIPAPVPSPQTSSTPKALKPKPEKLWNGHSHNNVAKPNENGVTTDVIEKVSLSYVIQFTSSTTIVSDKSPLPGSSSSFSSPQGLSVFLVIVTWLRH